The Planctomycetaceae bacterium genome has a window encoding:
- a CDS encoding PAS domain S-box protein — MPAISHPEQQKISVSPDASPPPAPPGGQWRSWLAWPPALGALALIILLRAIPAIDLAQEHNAFLPWLNFLFTTCISLIIAFLMVRSFLRGASSAALWLGSGMVVLGLASVLAGVKVQWGRPDSGVAMFNIAVCLAGFLHVVGAARAYFPSVSTGRARPGVTAALALGLATLVVIGLSLISWAPLLPEFWTVRGSTPLRDVVLGVAVGEFLLAAVLIGGLYRTIRRAFLYWYAMGLVLLAVGFFGVLVMRDINSLLTWVARAAQYLGGLYLLWAVLSLMREGRWQLPLERELHDIQTRYQSLMAVLPSAVYACDKAGLLTFFNERAAELWGRRPKLNDAHDRFCGAVRLWQTDGQPLPHDQTPIAQVIQTGQSLRNKEVIIEQPGGRRIYVLANIAPLRSNDGQIIGAINSFTDITDHKQAERALRDSEERLALAASATRVGMFDWNLTAGRILWTQTHEALFGYALATTTTTTTTTTTTTTTTTEYDYRKWADRLHPEDLPLVEEQSHRCMQDRKPLEIEYRIIWPDGSLHWIETRGVFLYDGDGKATRMLGVVMDITDHKQAEEQVSRSQKTFSELVERAPFGIYIVDAQFQIAHMNAGSQDGAFRNVRPLIGRHFSEAMRTLWPEPVAAEIIAHFRQTLETGEPYYSPRFTNQRNDEHIVESYEWELHRMALPDGQYGVVCYYFDSTKLRQAEEALRQRAEEVERLLEVVPAAVWVSADPQCRTITGNRRANEFYEAKETENVSATRLPGVRRFFSADGRELTADELPMQVAAAANRDVLDTELHVELPSGRRVTMLGSAAPLRDPTAGVRGCIAAFMDITDRKQAEEALRESEERLKRVARAGQIGFYEWNVTRNTSYWSQEHYELFGIPSGSAISYERWLACVHPDDRARISRSGASLLEQAKNRVSVDLHRDEYRVLLPDGATIWVETTTTIQPDDGHDLVMRGSVREITDRKQAEEALRLAKEGLELRVKERTAELERRSRQLSRMASELALTEQRERGRLAQVLHDGLQQLLVGAKFRLALLARAESEAVRKAASDVSELLDDSIETSRSLTAELSPPVLQEGGLIPALEWLVRWMQDKHGLSVDISVPKLTGPLREDITILLFQATRELLFNVVKHAGVKSSKVSVTRPNGSIQITVSDEGCGFDPAALGSRDVTGGFGLFSISERLGLLGGAIEIDSAPDRGSRFTLTAPASAPTLPSQPQQKARVSVVMAPDKEPAEGRIRIVLVDDHIVMRQGISSLLRDEPDMVIVGEASDGESAVNLVRELHPDMVLMDISMPGMNGIEAARILHAELPNIRIIGLSMFEQQEQAKAMIEAGAADYLTKSGPSEFLVAAIRKYAAQRAC, encoded by the coding sequence ATGCCTGCAATATCGCATCCCGAACAGCAGAAGATCTCGGTTTCGCCAGATGCTTCACCGCCCCCCGCGCCTCCTGGGGGCCAATGGCGATCATGGCTGGCCTGGCCGCCGGCGCTGGGGGCGCTGGCGTTGATCATTCTGCTGCGGGCAATCCCGGCGATCGATCTGGCCCAAGAGCATAACGCTTTTCTGCCGTGGTTGAACTTTCTGTTCACCACCTGCATCTCGCTGATCATTGCCTTTCTGATGGTCCGCAGCTTTCTTCGCGGCGCGTCGTCGGCGGCGCTGTGGCTGGGCAGCGGCATGGTGGTGCTTGGGTTGGCGTCGGTGCTGGCCGGCGTGAAGGTGCAGTGGGGCAGGCCCGACTCGGGCGTCGCCATGTTCAACATCGCCGTTTGCCTGGCGGGCTTTCTCCATGTTGTGGGCGCGGCCAGGGCTTACTTTCCCAGTGTCTCCACGGGTCGCGCCCGGCCGGGGGTGACAGCCGCCCTGGCCCTGGGACTGGCAACACTCGTCGTCATCGGCCTGAGCCTGATCAGTTGGGCGCCCCTGCTGCCGGAGTTCTGGACTGTCCGCGGCTCAACTCCTCTTCGGGACGTGGTGCTTGGCGTGGCAGTGGGTGAGTTTCTGCTGGCGGCGGTGCTGATCGGCGGACTGTACCGCACGATCCGCCGGGCGTTCCTGTACTGGTATGCGATGGGCCTGGTCCTGCTGGCCGTGGGCTTTTTTGGCGTGCTGGTGATGCGGGACATCAACAGCCTGCTGACGTGGGTCGCCAGGGCCGCGCAGTATCTCGGCGGACTCTACCTGCTTTGGGCTGTGCTGTCGCTCATGCGCGAGGGCCGCTGGCAACTGCCGCTGGAACGTGAACTGCACGACATTCAAACCCGTTACCAGAGCCTGATGGCCGTTCTGCCCTCAGCCGTCTACGCCTGCGACAAGGCGGGACTGCTGACGTTCTTCAACGAACGTGCGGCCGAGTTGTGGGGCAGGCGACCCAAACTCAACGACGCCCATGACCGTTTCTGTGGTGCAGTGCGGCTCTGGCAGACGGACGGCCAGCCGCTGCCGCACGATCAGACGCCCATTGCCCAGGTCATCCAGACAGGGCAGAGCCTCCGCAACAAGGAAGTGATTATCGAGCAGCCCGGCGGCCGCCGTATTTACGTGCTGGCGAACATCGCCCCGCTGCGCAGCAACGACGGACAGATCATCGGGGCCATCAATTCGTTTACCGACATCACCGACCACAAACAGGCCGAGCGGGCGCTGCGCGACAGTGAAGAGCGGCTTGCATTGGCAGCCAGCGCCACCCGGGTTGGCATGTTCGACTGGAACCTCACGGCAGGCCGGATTCTGTGGACACAGACCCACGAGGCGCTTTTCGGCTATGCTCTGGCTACTACTACTACTACTACTACTACTACTACTACTACTACTACTACTACTACTGAATACGACTATCGCAAATGGGCTGATCGCCTGCACCCGGAGGATTTGCCGCTCGTCGAAGAGCAGTCGCACCGCTGCATGCAGGATCGCAAACCCCTTGAGATCGAATATCGGATCATCTGGCCCGATGGGAGTCTGCATTGGATCGAGACCCGGGGCGTCTTCCTGTATGACGGCGATGGCAAAGCCACTCGAATGCTCGGGGTGGTGATGGACATCACCGACCACAAGCAGGCCGAGGAGCAGGTCAGCCGGAGCCAGAAGACGTTTTCTGAATTGGTCGAGCGCGCTCCGTTCGGCATCTATATCGTCGATGCCCAGTTCCAGATCGCGCATATGAATGCAGGCTCGCAGGATGGAGCGTTCCGGAACGTGCGGCCTTTGATCGGACGCCACTTTTCCGAGGCCATGCGCACCCTCTGGCCCGAACCCGTCGCCGCCGAGATCATCGCCCACTTCCGCCAGACGCTTGAAACTGGCGAACCCTATTACTCCCCGCGTTTCACGAATCAGCGCAACGATGAGCATATTGTGGAATCGTACGAGTGGGAGTTGCATCGTATGGCGCTGCCGGACGGCCAATACGGCGTCGTCTGCTACTACTTCGACTCCACCAAGCTACGGCAGGCGGAGGAGGCCCTGCGGCAACGGGCCGAGGAAGTGGAACGGTTGCTCGAGGTGGTGCCGGCGGCAGTATGGGTTTCTGCTGATCCGCAATGCCGGACCATCACCGGTAATCGGCGAGCCAATGAGTTCTATGAGGCCAAGGAGACCGAAAATGTGTCTGCCACCCGATTGCCTGGTGTGCGTCGATTCTTTTCTGCGGACGGGCGCGAACTAACTGCCGACGAACTGCCGATGCAGGTAGCCGCAGCCGCCAACCGGGACGTGCTTGATACGGAGCTGCACGTGGAGTTGCCATCAGGCAGACGGGTCACCATGCTGGGTAGTGCAGCGCCGTTGCGTGATCCGACCGCCGGAGTTCGCGGATGCATTGCTGCATTCATGGATATCACCGACCGCAAGCAGGCCGAGGAGGCGCTTCGCGAAAGCGAGGAGCGGCTCAAGCGGGTGGCCCGTGCTGGGCAGATCGGCTTTTACGAGTGGAACGTCACGCGCAACACCAGCTACTGGAGCCAAGAGCACTATGAGCTGTTCGGCATCCCCTCCGGCTCGGCGATAAGCTACGAGCGCTGGCTCGCATGCGTTCATCCCGACGATCGAGCGCGCATCTCACGGTCGGGGGCTTCATTGCTGGAGCAGGCTAAAAACAGAGTGTCCGTCGATTTACACCGCGACGAGTATCGCGTGCTCCTGCCTGATGGAGCTACCATCTGGGTTGAGACTACAACGACGATCCAGCCCGACGACGGCCACGATCTGGTCATGCGAGGCTCCGTGCGTGAGATCACTGACCGCAAGCAGGCCGAAGAGGCGCTGCGTCTAGCCAAAGAGGGGCTCGAACTGCGGGTCAAAGAGCGGACGGCGGAACTGGAACGCCGCTCGCGGCAGTTGTCGCGCATGGCTTCGGAATTGGCTCTGACCGAGCAGCGGGAGCGCGGCCGCCTGGCGCAGGTGCTCCACGACGGGCTCCAGCAACTGCTGGTGGGCGCCAAGTTCCGCCTGGCGCTGCTGGCGCGTGCTGAAAGCGAGGCTGTGCGCAAAGCCGCCTCCGACGTCAGCGAGTTGCTCGACGATTCCATTGAGACGTCCCGTTCCCTGACGGCGGAGTTGAGCCCGCCCGTTCTGCAGGAGGGCGGCCTGATCCCGGCGCTGGAGTGGCTGGTGCGGTGGATGCAGGACAAGCACGGCCTGAGCGTAGATATAAGCGTCCCGAAGCTCACCGGGCCTTTGCGGGAGGATATCACCATCCTGCTGTTCCAGGCGACGCGGGAGTTGCTGTTCAACGTGGTCAAACACGCCGGCGTGAAATCGAGCAAGGTATCCGTGACCAGGCCAAACGGATCGATTCAAATTACTGTGTCGGACGAAGGGTGCGGATTCGACCCAGCCGCTCTTGGCAGCAGAGATGTCACGGGCGGGTTTGGACTTTTCAGCATCAGTGAGCGCCTGGGGCTGTTAGGCGGCGCCATCGAGATCGACAGTGCCCCCGACCGCGGCAGCCGCTTCACCCTTACGGCTCCCGCATCGGCGCCGACGCTGCCGTCGCAGCCTCAGCAGAAGGCACGCGTGTCGGTGGTGATGGCTCCAGACAAGGAACCCGCCGAAGGCCGCATCCGTATCGTGCTGGTAGACGATCACATCGTCATGCGGCAGGGAATCAGCTCGCTGCTTCGTGACGAACCGGACATGGTGATCGTCGGCGAGGCCTCCGACGGCGAATCGGCGGTCAACCTGGTGCGAGAACTTCATCCCGACATGGTACTGATGGATATCTCCATGCCAGGGATGAACGGCATCGAGGCCGCCCGCATCCTGCACGCGGAACTGCCCAACATACGAATCATCGGCCTGTCCATGTTCGAGCAGCAAGAGCAAGCCAAGGCCATGATCGAGGCCGGGGCTGCAGACTATTTGACCAAGAGCGGCCCCTCGGAGTTTCTGGTGGCGGCGATCCGGAAATACGCAGCGCAGCGGGCCTGTTAG
- a CDS encoding metallophosphoesterase, translating into MLRHLVLAAALPAVLSSFALAGPPAAGTPLKADWQYSRDGGKTFSPAAPTIQADRVPNIARDSVSAKCTFTIDDPAKIGLLKLRSSAADGAFALTDGDSIDRYNVGTKPNLLNMKLLVNGKTVPDLDPYVLYRYVSIDPAILNKGANTITVSGVFWFQLAAETEAGLALETLPPDLAVLDRLPVLGGIGEDYFGLTARSVIPAEFVVSVTPTDPAGPEQQHPFPRGRWLKARVPVAKGAKAIKYTVTVKAAGGSKTYGPYDVKMPTMGVGFKFVAAGNTAVYLGHTERFKSFMDKLLQIRPDVFVHVGNYVNIMPWDFSWSDMFFDVAPETLARVPTLAVCGAGEMGSPTMFSRMFYFAPDDKDYGHWTAVYGKVRFIAMEAWSQSAAKDPAAAAAWLDEILRDAKEDYVIVLNHSPSHTSTPNASRLFRPGIAHTKKHVNPILVKHKVTLTLGGHHTQYERAEPPAAEGVMTIMTCMAGGSGKPLQPGYVKDNPCSKATFNGDHYVVFEVKANSLEMQTIDLATGKVVDTYSFKPRK; encoded by the coding sequence ATGCTGCGCCACCTGGTACTCGCCGCTGCACTGCCGGCCGTGCTCTCTTCTTTCGCCCTGGCCGGCCCCCCCGCCGCCGGCACGCCGCTCAAGGCCGACTGGCAGTACAGCCGCGACGGCGGCAAGACGTTCTCGCCGGCAGCGCCGACCATTCAGGCCGACCGCGTGCCCAACATCGCCCGCGACAGCGTGTCGGCCAAGTGTACCTTCACCATCGACGACCCGGCGAAGATCGGTCTGCTCAAGCTGCGCTCCAGCGCCGCCGACGGGGCCTTCGCGCTGACCGACGGCGACTCGATCGATCGCTATAACGTCGGCACCAAGCCCAATCTGCTCAACATGAAGCTGCTGGTCAACGGCAAGACCGTGCCGGACCTGGACCCCTACGTGCTCTACCGCTACGTGTCCATCGACCCGGCGATCCTCAACAAAGGCGCCAACACCATCACCGTCTCGGGCGTGTTCTGGTTCCAGCTCGCCGCCGAGACCGAGGCCGGCCTGGCGCTCGAGACCCTGCCGCCCGACCTGGCCGTACTCGACCGCCTGCCGGTGCTCGGAGGCATCGGCGAGGATTATTTCGGCCTCACCGCACGCAGCGTGATCCCCGCCGAGTTCGTCGTGTCCGTCACGCCGACCGATCCGGCCGGCCCCGAGCAGCAGCACCCCTTCCCGCGCGGGCGTTGGCTCAAGGCCCGCGTCCCCGTCGCCAAGGGCGCCAAGGCGATCAAATATACCGTTACCGTCAAGGCCGCCGGCGGGTCGAAAACTTATGGACCCTACGACGTGAAGATGCCCACCATGGGCGTGGGGTTCAAGTTTGTGGCCGCAGGCAACACGGCGGTTTATCTCGGCCACACCGAGCGGTTCAAGAGCTTCATGGACAAGCTGCTGCAGATTCGCCCCGACGTGTTCGTTCACGTGGGCAACTACGTCAACATCATGCCCTGGGACTTCTCCTGGAGCGACATGTTCTTCGACGTGGCCCCCGAGACGCTGGCCCGCGTGCCGACGCTGGCCGTCTGCGGCGCCGGCGAGATGGGCTCACCGACGATGTTCAGCCGCATGTTCTACTTCGCCCCCGACGACAAGGACTACGGGCACTGGACAGCCGTCTATGGCAAGGTGCGGTTCATCGCCATGGAGGCCTGGTCGCAGTCGGCGGCGAAGGACCCCGCCGCGGCGGCCGCCTGGCTCGACGAGATCCTGCGCGACGCCAAGGAAGACTACGTCATCGTGCTCAACCATTCGCCGTCGCACACCTCGACGCCCAACGCCAGCCGCCTCTTCCGCCCCGGTATCGCCCACACGAAGAAGCACGTCAACCCGATCCTCGTCAAGCACAAGGTCACGCTCACCCTCGGCGGACACCACACCCAGTACGAACGCGCCGAACCGCCTGCCGCCGAGGGCGTGATGACGATCATGACGTGCATGGCCGGCGGCTCGGGCAAACCGCTCCAGCCCGGATACGTCAAAGACAATCCCTGCTCGAAAGCCACCTTCAACGGCGACCACTACGTGGTCTTCGAAGTCAAAGCCAACTCCCTGGAGATGCAGACGATCGACCTGGCCACCGGAAAAGTCGTCGACACCTACAGCTTCAAACCACGAAAGTAA
- the melA gene encoding alpha-galactosidase: MPKKIAMIGAGSVVFCKTLMSDIMATPALADSEFALMSPTAGKLKRMEAFAKRMIAENGLKATAWSTQDRAAAIKDADFVVVMVQVGGVEAFGFDYEIPLKYGVDQCIADSLGPGGIFRGLRSAPVLKGIADDMAKLAKPGAIMLQYANPMAGNCLALGKVTNVPFVGLCHGVQTTLDLIAGYCSVPKEEITFLCGGINHMDWFLRLEHKGRDLYPRLREVFEKPEYYKNEKVRGEVFRHFGYFMTESTGHLSEYLPWFRKNKKALDLYCDEPAFGGESGAYYNYCKALAAKYAKHDPLEFETAKITHRSVEYCSYIMEAVATGKPFGFMGNVRNDGYITNLPDGCCVEVPTFADATGLHPTRIGDLPAQCAAACMTNVNVQTLGAKAALEGDTEAIVHAAALDPLTSAVCTLKEVRDMCSEMLEAQRPWLPQFAGKKIRPTPTISIPKDCKPVDVPLDPALAINKRFGELISRQTN; this comes from the coding sequence ATGCCCAAGAAAATCGCGATGATCGGCGCCGGGTCGGTAGTCTTCTGCAAGACGCTCATGAGCGACATCATGGCCACGCCCGCGCTGGCCGACAGCGAGTTCGCACTCATGAGCCCCACCGCCGGCAAGCTCAAGCGGATGGAGGCCTTCGCCAAGCGGATGATCGCCGAGAACGGTCTCAAAGCCACCGCCTGGTCCACGCAGGACCGCGCCGCGGCGATCAAGGACGCCGACTTCGTCGTCGTGATGGTCCAGGTCGGCGGCGTCGAGGCCTTCGGCTTCGACTACGAGATCCCGCTCAAGTACGGCGTCGACCAGTGCATCGCCGACTCGCTGGGCCCCGGCGGCATCTTCCGCGGCCTGCGCAGCGCCCCGGTGCTCAAGGGAATCGCCGACGACATGGCCAAGCTCGCCAAGCCCGGCGCGATCATGCTCCAGTACGCCAACCCGATGGCCGGCAACTGCCTGGCGCTGGGCAAGGTCACCAACGTTCCCTTCGTCGGCCTTTGCCACGGCGTGCAGACGACGCTGGACCTGATCGCCGGTTACTGCTCCGTGCCCAAAGAGGAGATCACGTTCCTCTGCGGCGGGATCAACCACATGGACTGGTTCCTGCGCCTCGAGCACAAGGGGCGCGACCTGTACCCGCGCCTGCGCGAGGTCTTCGAGAAGCCCGAGTACTACAAGAACGAGAAGGTGCGAGGCGAGGTCTTCCGGCACTTCGGTTACTTCATGACCGAGAGCACCGGCCACCTCAGCGAGTACCTGCCCTGGTTCCGCAAGAACAAGAAAGCCCTCGATCTGTACTGCGACGAACCGGCCTTCGGCGGCGAGAGCGGCGCGTACTACAACTACTGCAAGGCCCTGGCCGCCAAGTACGCCAAGCACGACCCGCTGGAGTTCGAGACGGCCAAGATCACCCACCGCAGCGTCGAGTACTGCTCGTACATCATGGAAGCCGTCGCCACGGGCAAACCGTTTGGCTTCATGGGCAACGTCCGCAACGACGGGTACATCACCAACCTGCCCGACGGCTGCTGCGTCGAGGTGCCGACCTTCGCCGACGCCACCGGCCTGCACCCGACGCGGATCGGCGACCTGCCCGCCCAGTGCGCCGCGGCCTGCATGACCAACGTGAACGTCCAGACGCTCGGCGCCAAGGCCGCCCTCGAAGGCGACACCGAGGCGATCGTCCACGCCGCGGCGCTGGACCCGCTGACATCGGCCGTCTGCACCCTCAAGGAAGTGCGCGACATGTGCAGCGAGATGCTCGAAGCCCAGCGCCCCTGGCTGCCGCAGTTCGCCGGCAAGAAGATCCGCCCCACGCCGACGATCAGCATTCCCAAGGACTGCAAGCCGGTGGACGTTCCGCTGGACCCCGCGCTGGCGATCAACAAACGCTTCGGCGAATTGATCTCGCGCCAGACGAACTGA
- a CDS encoding argininosuccinate synthase: protein MAKAIKKIVLAYSGGLDTSVILPWLKEKYGCEVVAFAADLGQGPDELAGIEKKALASGASKCIVADLRKEFAEQYCFKMLAANAVYENIYLLGTSIARPLIAKAQVECALKEKADAVGHGATGKGNDQVRFELTFMALAPQLAIIAPWKDPSFELTSREAAIEYAKAHKIPIQQSVKKIYSRDRNLWHISHEGADLEDPANEPKDDLWVMSVPVSKAPDKPAYVQIDFKAGKPVAMDGVRLDGHELIAKLNAIGGKHAVGQVDLVENRLVGIKSRGAYETPGGTILYEAHRALEALTLDRWTAAYKQQVALKYAEMVYNGQWFCPLRESLDAFIASTQKVVTGSVRVKLYKGRATVAGTTSPNSLYSGKLASFTMGAEYTPSDATGFIRLFGLQMRGRGKK, encoded by the coding sequence ATGGCAAAGGCAATCAAGAAGATCGTTCTGGCGTACTCGGGCGGACTGGACACCTCCGTCATCCTGCCCTGGCTGAAGGAAAAATACGGCTGCGAGGTCGTCGCGTTTGCGGCAGACCTCGGGCAGGGGCCCGACGAGCTGGCGGGCATCGAGAAGAAGGCCCTGGCCAGCGGGGCCAGCAAGTGCATCGTGGCCGACCTGCGCAAGGAGTTCGCCGAGCAGTACTGCTTCAAGATGCTCGCGGCCAACGCGGTGTACGAGAACATTTACCTGCTGGGCACGAGCATCGCCCGGCCGCTGATCGCCAAGGCCCAGGTCGAGTGCGCGTTGAAGGAAAAGGCCGACGCCGTCGGCCACGGCGCCACGGGCAAGGGCAACGACCAGGTGCGCTTCGAGCTGACGTTCATGGCGTTGGCGCCTCAGCTTGCGATCATCGCCCCGTGGAAAGACCCGAGCTTTGAGCTGACCAGCCGCGAGGCGGCCATCGAGTACGCCAAGGCCCACAAGATCCCCATCCAGCAGAGCGTCAAGAAGATCTACTCGCGCGACCGCAACCTCTGGCACATCTCGCACGAGGGCGCCGACCTGGAAGACCCCGCCAACGAGCCCAAGGACGACCTGTGGGTGATGTCCGTGCCCGTCTCGAAGGCCCCCGACAAACCCGCGTACGTGCAGATCGACTTCAAGGCCGGCAAGCCCGTCGCGATGGACGGCGTGCGCCTCGACGGCCACGAGCTGATCGCCAAGCTCAACGCCATCGGCGGCAAGCACGCGGTCGGACAGGTGGACCTGGTGGAGAACCGCCTGGTGGGCATCAAGAGCCGCGGCGCCTACGAGACGCCCGGCGGCACGATCCTGTACGAAGCGCACCGCGCGCTCGAGGCCCTGACGCTGGACCGCTGGACGGCGGCCTACAAGCAGCAGGTCGCCCTCAAGTACGCCGAGATGGTGTACAACGGTCAGTGGTTCTGCCCGCTGCGCGAGTCGCTGGACGCGTTCATCGCCAGCACGCAGAAGGTCGTCACCGGCAGCGTGCGGGTGAAGCTGTACAAGGGCCGGGCGACGGTGGCCGGCACGACCAGCCCCAACAGCCTCTACAGCGGCAAGCTCGCGAGCTTCACCATGGGCGCCGAATACACGCCCTCCGACGCCACCGGATTCATCCGCCTGTTCGGTCTCCAGATGCGCGGCCGCGGCAAAAAGTGA
- the aroB gene encoding 3-dehydroquinate synthase yields the protein MARTIRVELGWRSYDVLIGPGTIDTLGAKAAALPRCSSAVVIADQTVADLYAARALASLKAAGVAASRVTFPPGECSKTLQTLSTILDSLLTQRPAIDRDSVIVALGGGVTGDLAGFAAAVALRGLRWLQCPTTLLADVDSSVGGKTGVDHAAGKNLIGAFHQPAGVIADVATLASLPVDELRNGLAECVKHGVIRDESLLAFIEENADALLSCRGEEMTELVARNVAIKGAVVSADETEKGQRAHLNYGHTVGHAIETLLGYQTIAHGQGVSLGMAAAGAMAVARGLLSEQDHGRILALLTRLGLPTKWPNLDAQKIWQIMQHDKKARGGKVRMILARGLGSVDIFPDISEEEALRGITALG from the coding sequence ATGGCCCGGACGATTCGCGTTGAACTAGGCTGGAGAAGCTACGACGTGCTGATCGGCCCCGGCACGATCGACACCCTCGGGGCCAAAGCCGCCGCCTTGCCGCGATGCAGCAGCGCCGTCGTGATCGCCGATCAGACCGTGGCCGATCTCTACGCCGCCAGGGCCCTGGCGTCGCTCAAAGCCGCGGGCGTGGCCGCATCGCGGGTGACCTTCCCGCCCGGCGAGTGCAGCAAGACCCTCCAGACGCTCTCGACCATTCTGGACAGCCTGCTGACGCAGCGACCGGCGATCGACCGCGACAGCGTGATCGTCGCCCTCGGCGGCGGCGTCACCGGCGACCTGGCGGGCTTCGCGGCCGCCGTCGCCCTGCGCGGGCTGCGATGGCTCCAGTGCCCCACCACGCTGCTGGCCGATGTCGACTCCTCCGTCGGCGGCAAGACCGGGGTGGACCATGCGGCCGGCAAGAATCTCATCGGGGCCTTCCACCAGCCCGCCGGCGTCATCGCCGACGTGGCGACGCTGGCCTCGCTGCCGGTCGACGAACTGCGCAACGGCCTGGCCGAGTGCGTCAAGCATGGCGTCATCCGCGACGAGTCCCTGCTGGCGTTCATCGAGGAAAACGCCGACGCCCTGCTGTCCTGCCGCGGCGAAGAGATGACCGAACTGGTCGCGCGGAACGTGGCGATCAAGGGCGCCGTCGTGTCGGCCGACGAAACCGAGAAAGGCCAGCGCGCCCACCTCAACTATGGTCACACCGTCGGCCACGCCATCGAGACGCTGCTGGGCTACCAGACCATCGCCCACGGACAAGGCGTGTCGCTGGGCATGGCCGCCGCCGGCGCGATGGCCGTAGCCCGCGGCCTGTTGAGTGAGCAAGACCACGGGCGCATCCTGGCCCTGCTGACCCGCCTGGGCCTGCCGACGAAATGGCCCAACCTGGACGCCCAGAAGATCTGGCAAATCATGCAGCACGACAAAAAAGCCCGCGGCGGCAAAGTCCGCATGATCCTCGCCCGCGGCCTGGGCAGCGTGGATATCTTCCCAGATATATCGGAAGAGGAAGCTTTAAGGGGCATCACTGCTCTTGGATAA
- a CDS encoding site-2 protease family protein — protein sequence MNVDAQQMYYLLLLAPGLLFSLTVHEFAHARMALAYGDPTAKLLGRVSLNPLRHLDPMGTIMLALTAFGKAPFGWAKPVPYNPLNVHPLRLGQIMISLAGPLSNLALAVVTFGLVKLWMALDVHMSEAVFTAGFTMFLKLTVCNVCLAVFNIIPLYPLDGHHVVRELLPLRQSDEFMHWQVRYGSIVLLALLVGPWLLRNTGSEFQFNPIGSLLGLIARGVYALV from the coding sequence ATGAACGTTGATGCACAACAGATGTACTATCTGCTGTTGTTAGCGCCGGGGCTGTTATTCAGCCTGACGGTGCATGAATTCGCCCATGCCCGAATGGCGCTGGCCTATGGCGACCCCACGGCCAAGCTGCTGGGGCGCGTGTCGCTCAATCCGCTGCGCCATCTGGACCCAATGGGCACGATCATGCTGGCGCTGACGGCCTTTGGCAAGGCCCCATTCGGATGGGCAAAGCCGGTGCCCTATAATCCCCTCAACGTGCATCCGCTGCGTCTGGGGCAGATTATGATTTCGCTGGCCGGCCCGCTGAGCAATCTGGCGCTGGCGGTGGTGACGTTTGGCCTGGTGAAGCTGTGGATGGCTCTGGACGTACACATGAGCGAGGCTGTCTTCACCGCCGGCTTCACCATGTTTTTGAAGCTCACGGTCTGCAATGTCTGCCTGGCGGTTTTCAACATCATCCCGCTGTACCCCCTGGACGGTCACCACGTGGTGCGGGAATTGCTGCCGCTGCGACAGAGCGATGAGTTTATGCATTGGCAGGTGCGCTACGGCAGCATCGTGCTGCTGGCGTTGCTGGTCGGGCCATGGTTATTGCGGAACACCGGGAGCGAGTTCCAATTCAATCCCATCGGCTCGCTCCTGGGGCTGATCGCACGCGGCGTCTATGCGTTGGTGTAG